The following are encoded together in the Novosphingobium sp. 9U genome:
- a CDS encoding DUF427 domain-containing protein, producing the protein MPDHSPMMPRADHLITIEQKQRRVTVKLSGKIIAETERALTLQEADYPAVQYIPRDDVDMTNLALSHHRTHCPYKGNASYFHAMAGNRRIENVAWSYEAPYDAVGSIRDYIAFYPDRVDRIEGAALAGRTEV; encoded by the coding sequence ATGATGCCCCGGGCCGATCACCTCATCACGATCGAACAGAAGCAGCGTCGCGTCACGGTGAAGCTGAGTGGCAAGATCATTGCTGAAACTGAGCGTGCCCTGACGTTGCAGGAAGCCGATTACCCTGCCGTCCAGTATATCCCGCGTGATGATGTCGACATGACGAATCTCGCTCTCAGCCATCATCGCACGCACTGCCCTTACAAGGGAAATGCGTCTTATTTCCATGCAATGGCAGGCAATCGGCGGATAGAGAACGTCGCCTGGTCCTACGAAGCGCCGTATGACGCCGTTGGGAGCATTCGGGACTATATCGCTTTCTACCCCGACCGGGTCGACAGAATAGAGGGTGCCGCACTAGCCGGACGAACTGAGGTCTGA